From Microbacterium sp. 10M-3C3:
AGCACGGCGACCTTGAGCCCGCGCCAGTCGGCGTACCAGCTCGTGAGCGCGTCGAGGCGGTCGGCGCTCATGTGCGGGAGAGCCATTCGACGTAGAAGAAGCCGACGCCCGAGACGGCGAGCATGCCCGCGATGATCCACATGCGCACGACGATCGTCACTTCCGACCACCCGCGCATCTCGAGGTGGTGGTGCAGCGGACTCATGAGGAACAGGCGCTTGCCGCGCGTCATCTTGAAGTACGTGCGCTGCAGGATGACCGAGCCCGGGGCGATCACGTACACGCCGGCGATGAGGATCAGCAGCAGCTCGGTGCGGGTGAGGATCGCCATCGCGGCGATGACGCCGCCGATCGCCATCGAGCCCACGTCGCCCATGAAGATGTTGGCCTTGGGCGCGTTCCACCACAGGAACCCGACGAGCGCGCCGACGAAGGCGGCCGAGACGATCGCGAGGTCGAACGGGTCGCGTGTGCCGTAGCACGCCGGCTGCACCGCCTGCGCGACGCTCGTGCACAGCTGCTTCACCTGCCAGAACGAGATGAGGCTGTACGCGCCGATCACGAAGATGCCCGAGCCCGCGGCCAGTCCGTCCAGCCCGTCGGTGAGGTTGACGGCGTTCGACGTCGCCACGCCGATGAGGGAGATCCACGCGAGGTACAGCAGCCACCCGAGGATCGGTCCGAGCAGGAAGAAGCTCAGGAGCGGGATGTCGCGGAGGACCGAGATGGAATCGGATGCAGGGGTCTGGCCCGCGCGGTTGGCGAAGTTCAGCCCCACGATGCCGAAGGGCACCGTGACGATGATCTGCCCGACGATCTTCCGCCAGCCGGTGAGCCCCAGGCTGCGCTGGCTGCGCACCTTCATGAAGTCGTCGATGAAGCCGACGACGCCGAAGCCGACCATCATCCACAGCACGAGGAGGCCGGAGATCGTGGGCGGGTTGTTGCCTGCGAACGACCCGACGAGGTAGCCGACGATGGTGCCCACGATGAAGATCGTGCCGCCCATGGTGGGCGTGCCGCGCTTGGCGCCGTGCGAGGGGTTGCGGATGTCCTCGGGGGTGCGGATCACCTGCCCCCAGCCCCACCGGCGGAACAGCCGCAGGAAGACGGGGGTGAGGAACAGCGTGAAGGCCAGCGAGATCGCCGCTGCGGTCAGGAGGGATCTCACGAGAAGAATTCTCCCAGACGGTCGCCGAGGAACCGCAGCCCCGCGGAGTTGGACGACTTGACGAGCACGCGGTCGCCCTCGCGCAGCTCCCGCACGAGGTAGTCGTACGCGGCGTCGGCGTCGGGGAAGAACACCGCTTCGCCGTCCCACGAGCCCTGCGCGATCGCCTCGAGGTACATGCGGCGCGCCTCGGCGCCGATGACGACGATCCGCTGGATGTTCAGGCGCACCGCCAGGAGCCCGATGCGGTCGTGCTCGTCGTCGGCGTACTCGCCGAGCTCGCTCATCGCGCCCAGGACGGCGACGGTCCGCTCCCCCGGGCCCACGATCTGCGCGAGCGTGCGCAGCGCCGCCGCCATCGAGTCGGGGCTGGCGTTGTAGGCGTCGTTGAGGATGCGCACCCGATCGGAGCCGAGCGGCTGCATCCGCCAGCGCTCGGCGATCTCGACCGTCTCCAGCCGCGCGACGGCGTCGGCGGGGTCGACGCCGAGCGCCGTGGCCGCCGCGAGGGCGGCGAGGGCGTTCATGACGTGGTGCTCGCCGATCACCTGCAGCCGGAGGGTGAGTGCGCGCCCGTCGACGACGATCTCGGCGCGGGTGCCGTGCACCGACACCTCGACGTCGGTCGCGCGCACGTCGGCGTCGCCGCGACCGAACCAGCGGACGGCGACGTCGCGCTCGGCGGCGAGGGGCGCCATCGCCGCGACCCGCGGGTCGTCGGCGTTGAGGACGGCGAGGCCCCCCGGCCGCACCGCCTGGACGAGCTCGGACTTCGCGCGGAACGTGCCCTCGATGCCGCCGAATCCGCCGGCATGGGCCATCCCCACCATCAGCACGACGCCGATGTCGGGGGTGACGAGCCCCGCGAGCCGGGCGATGGCACCGGGCGCGCTCGCACCGAACTCGCTCACGAGGAAGCGGGTCGTCTCCGTGACCCGCAGCATCGTCAGGGGCGCACCCACGTCGTTGTTGAACGACGCGCGCGGCGCGACGGTCTCGCCCTCGCCCTCGAGGATGCGCGCGAGGAGGTTCTTCGTCGTGGTCTTGCCGTTGGAGCCGGTGATCCCCACGACCTGCAGCGCGCCGCCCGCGCGGACCCGCGCGACGGCATCCCGTGCGAGGTCGGCCAGCGACTGGACGGCGTCGCCGACGACGATCTGCGTGACAGCGGATGAGACGGGCCGCTCGACGATCGCGAGCACGGCACCGCGTTGCACCGCGGCGTCGACGAACTCGTGACCGTCGGTCACCTCGCCGGGCTTGGCGACGAAGACGCCCCCCGGCTCGATGAGGCGCGAGTCGGTGTCGACGGCACCGGAGACGACGGTCTCGGCGGTGTCGCCGGCGGCGAGACGGAGCTCTCCGCGGACGGCGTCGGCGATCTGGGCGAGGGTGAGGGAGATCATGTCTGGTGCGGGCCGTGCGTCAGCCGAACTTGGGCAGTTCGGGTGTCGTGGAGTCCGAGGGCATGACGCGGTAGGTCTTGAGGACCTGCGTCATCGCCTTCTGGAACGCCGGCGCGTTGGCCGCAGACGACTTTACCGTGGACGGCTCGTCGAGCGTCACCGCGACGACGTACTGCGGGTTCTCGGCGGGCGCGAACCCGATCATCGTCGTGAAGTACGCGCCGTTCTTGTAGCCGCCGTCGCCGTCGGGCTTCTCACCCGTTCCCGTCTTGATCGCGAGCCGGTAGCCGGGGATCGCGACCTGCTTGGCGAGCGTGCCCTGCGTCGCGACGTTCTCGAGCATCAGCGACACATCGCTCGCGGTGTCCGCGCTGATCACGCGCTGCCCCGTGGCATCCGGGACGTCGGTGACGGTGCCGTCGGACGCGGTGCAGCCCTCCACGAGCGAGAGCGGCATGCGCACACCGCCGTTCGCGATCGTCTGGTACGCGTTGACCAGCTCCGGAACGGTCGTCGTCAGGCCCTGGCCGAAGTTGGTGTTGTAGTACGTCTGGTTGTCCCAGTTCGAGGGGTCGCGCAGATCGCCGGCGGACTTCTCGCCGAAGTCGATGGCGCTCCCCGAGCCGATGCCGAACGCCCTCAGGTAGTCGTACCGGGTCTGCGCGGGCACCGTGTCGCCGAACTTCGAGATGCCGACGTTCGAGGAGTCGATGAGCACGCCCGTGAGCGTGTAGTTGTTCACGGGGTGCACGAACGGGTCGCGCACCGTCGCACCGTTGGGCATCGTCTCTTTCGACGCGGCCGACACCGTCGATCCGGGCGTCGCGCCGCCGGCGTCGATCGCGATCGACGCCGTGAGCGCCTTGAACGTCGAGCCGGGTTCGAACGAGTTGGTGAAGATGCGGCTGCCGCGGTCCTCGGGCGCCGAGCCGTTGACGTTGTTCGGGTCGACCGTCGGCCACTCCGCCATCGCGCGCACCTTGCCGGTGCCGACTTCGACGACCGTGATCGTGCCGGACTTCGCGCCGACGTTCTGCGCCTGCTCGGCGATGAGCTGCTGCAGGTACCACTGCAGGTCGCGGTTGACCGTCAGCTGCAGCGTGCCGCCGTCGACCGCGGGCTTCTCGACCGCGGTGCCGGGGATCGTCACGCCGTCCTTGCCCCGCTGGAACGTGAGCGAGCCGTCGGTGGGCGTCAGGCAGTCGTTGTCGATCTCCTCGAGCCCCGCGAGCGGGCCGTCGGTGCCCATGAAGCCGACGAGGTTCCCGGCGACGGCGCCGTCGGGGTACGTGCGCGCGGGGTGAGGCTCGAAGTAGAGGAACGGGATGCCGAGGCCGCGCAGTCGTTGGTACTGCTCGGTCGACAGGCCGCGCGTGAGGAGCGCGTACTGCGAGTCGGGGTTCTCGGCCTTCGCGTCGGTCACGATCTTCTGCACCTCGTCCGGCGTCTGCCCCGTGATGCCCGCGATCTCCGCGGCGAGCTCGGGCCACGTGACCGTGACCTTGTCGCCCGACGCGTCCTTCCGGGTGATGGCGTCGACGCGCGACGGGTCGAGCTGCGCGTCGTAGCGCAGGATGCTGCCGGCCAGCGTCGCGCCGTTCTCGTCGACGATCGACCCGCGCGTGCCGTACAGCGGGCGCGTGGCCTCGAGCCCCAGAGCGAGCGAGTCGGCGACGTGCTCGCGCGCATTGACGACCTGGATGTCCACGAGGCGGACGACGAAGCCGCTGAGCACCGCGAGGACCACGGCGAGGGCGACGACCGTCCGGCGGCGGGGGCTTCTCGTGCTGCGCGTCGTCATGGGCTTATCGTGTCGCGGGGGTGGGCAGGCCGTCCGTGACCGGCGGGGGTGTCGTGGATCCGGTGCCGTCGGCGGGCACGTCGGGCGGCGGCGCCGCCGGCACGCCCTGGATCGTCGCGTCGGGCGCGGTCACGAGCGGCGTCTCGGCCACGAGGGCGTTCGGCACGGCGCCGCGGTTGATCGCGTCGACCGCGGACGTGCCGGCGGCGGCCTGGCTCGCGCCGATCACCGCCCCGTCGCTCAGACGCAGGTACGACGGCGACTCGTTGATCACCATGCCGAGCGCTGCGGCGTTGGCGGCGAGATACTGCGGCGAGCTGAGGCCCGCGACGTCGTCGTACAGCACCTGCTTCTGCAGCGTCAGGTCGCGCTGCTGCTGCTGGAGCGCGGCGACCTCGAACGCGCCCTGGGTCGTGAGGATCGACAGGCCCATCTGCGCGAGCGCGATGGTCACGGCGCCCGCGACGGCGATGACGCCGTACGCGAGGCGCGGCCGCCGGCGCACGGCGGGCGCGTCGACGGCGTGCAGGCGGCGGGCGGGCGCGGGGGCTGCCGGCCGACGCTGTGGCAGGGCGCGGGCGAGATCGGTCATGCGTCCTCCCGGATACGTTCGGCCGCGCGCAGGCGCACGGGGGTGGCACGCGGATTGCGCGCGCGCTCGTCGTCGTCGGCCAGCTCCGCACCTTTGGTGAGGAGCCGGAAGCGGGGGGTGTGCGCGGGGAGCTCGACGGGCAGACCCGCGGGGGCGGTCGAGGCCGCCGCATCCGCGAGCACCCGTTTGACGAAGCGGTCTTCGAGCGACTGGTAGGACATCACCACGATGCGCCCGCCCACGCGCAGGGCGGCGAGGGCGGCGGGGAGCGCCCGTTCGAGGGCGGCGAGCTCGCCGTTGACCTCGATGCGCAGGGCCTGGAAGACGCGCTTGGCGGGATGCCCGGCGTTCATGAGTGCGGCCGGCGTGGCGTCGGAGAGGATGCGGACGAGGTCGGAGGAGCGCTCGATGGGGGCGGTCTGGCGTGCGGCCACGATCGCGCGTGCGTAGCGGCCGGCGAGCTTCTCCTCGCCGTAGCGCTCGAAGATCCGGCGCAGGTCGCCCTCGCCGTAGGTCGCGAGGACGTCAGCGGCGGTGGTGCCGGCCGACTGGTCCATGCGCATGTCCAGCGGCGCGTCCTGCGCGTAGGCGAACCCGCGGTCGGCGACGTCGAGCTGCAGCGACGAGACGCCGAGGTCGAACAGGATGCCGTCGACGCGGTCGACGCCGGCGCGGTCGAACGCCGGGCCGATCCCGTCGTAGACGGTGTGGAGGAAAGTGGTGCGCTCGGCGAAGGGGGCGAGCCGCTCCCCCGCGATGCGCAGCGCGTCGGTGTCGCGGTCGAGGCCCACCAGCCGCAGCTCGGGGAACCTCTCGAGGAACGCCTCGCTGTGGCCGCCCATGCCGAGGGTGGCGTCCACGAGCACCGCGCCGGGCCGCTCGAGGGCGGGACCGAGCAGCGCGAGGCAGCGCTCGAGGAGGACGGGGATGTGGATGTCGCGGGAGGTCATGATGTGCGGGTCCGGGATCCGGGGCTCTGATCCCCATCCGCGTCGACCTGGCGCCGGGGAAGTGCGTCAGGGCGAGCGGCTGGGAATCACAGCCGGGGATCAGAACAGACCGGGGATCACCTCCTGCTCCATCTCCGAGTAGGTGTCTTCGTTGCTCTCGGCGTAGGCGTTCCACGCGTCGGCGTTCCAGATCTCCGCGTGCGCGCCCACGCCGGTCACGACCAGCTCGCGCTCGAGACCCGCGTACGAGCGCAGCGCGGGCGGGATCGTGATGCGGTTCTGGCTGTCGGGCTTCTCGGCGCTCGCTCCGGAGAGGAACATGCGCAGGAAGTCGCGGGCCTGCTTGTTGCTCAGCGGCGCTTCGCGGATGCGCTCGTGCACGCGCTCGAACTCCGCCTCGCTGAACACATAGAGGCAGCGCTCCTGGCCGCGGGTCACCACGACGCCCGCGCCCAGGTCGTCGCGGAACTTCGCCGGCAGGATGACGCGGCCCTTGTCGTCGAGCTTGGGGGTGTGCGTGCCGAGCAGCATGCGCGCCCCCCTTCGTCCCGGCCTTGCGAAGTGGCTCCACTTTACTCCACTCTCCTCCACTTCACCATCGAAATGCGGTTCTTCCGCGCCATTCGCGCCTCTGCTGACGTCCGCGGGCACAAAAAAAGCACCGACTCCGAAGAGTCGGTGCTGTGGGGCCGGAGGCGCCGGGCGGGTCAGCGCCCTTCGTTGCGGCGGTCCCATCGATCGTTGATGCGGTCCATGAACGACGATCCCGAGCGGGGCGCGGCGGATGCCGGCCGCGCGGACGCCGGTGCGGACGGCGCGGAACCGCGCAGCGGGGTGACCGCGAGCACGACACCGCCGAGCATCACGAGGAAGCCCGCGACGCCCAGGATGATGCCGAGCGCATTCACGCCCACGACCACGCCGAAGACGAGAGCGCCGAGACCGGCGAGCACGAGGAGGGTCCCGATGACGATGTTGCGGTAGCTCAGAGCACGCCCGGGCGCGGTGACGACATCGGCCTCATTGCGCATGAGATGGCGTTCCATCTCATCCAGCAGGCGCTGCTCCTGTTCGGAGAGTGGCATGGAACCCCCTGGGGAATGCTTCGTAGGCGACGATTCTACGCGCGCCGTCTCTCACTAGGCTAGGCCCGTGTCGCCCCTCCCGGACCCCATCGAGGCTGTTTCCCAGCGAGTGGACAACTTCATCTCCCAGCGCCGGCAGGACGCCGCCGCGTGGGGCGCCGAGGCCGAGCTTTTCGTCGGCGCCGCCGCCGACGCCGTGCAGGGCGGCAAGCGCCTGCGCGCGCGCTTCTTCCTCACCGGGTGGCGTGCGGTCACGGGGGCCGACCGCACGGCGCCGCCTCCCGCCGACGCGGTGGCGGTGGCCGGGGCGCTGGAGATCTTCCACGCCGCCGCGCTCGTGCACGACGACCTCATCGACAACTCCGACACGCGCCGCGGGCGCCCCGCGACGCACCGCGCCCTCGAGGCCGCCCACGGCTTCCGGCACTGGCGCGGCGACGCGGCCGCGTTCGGCCGCTCCGGCGCCGTGCTCGCGGGCGATCTGCTGGTGGCGTGGAGCGACGACCTCCTCGAGGAGGGGCTGCGCGAGAGCGTGCCCGATGCGGCGGCCCAGACCCGCGCCGTCTACGCCGAGATGCGCCGCGACGTGACGCTCGGGCAGTTCCTCGACGTCGCCGAGGAGTCGGCGTACGTCACCCAGCCCGACCTCGACCACGCCGAGCGCGCGCTGCGCGTGGCCTCCTTGAAGTCGGCGCGCTACAGCATCCAGCAGCCGCTGCTGATCGGCGCGGCCCTCGCGGGCGCGGACGCGGACCAGTGCGCGGCCCTCTCCGACTTCGGACACCCCGTGGGCATGGCCTTCCAGCTGCGCGACGACGTCCTCGGCGTCTTCGGCGACGCCGCGGTCACCGGCAAGCCCTCCGGCGACGACCTGCGCGAGGGCAAGCGCACCGTTCTCATCGCCTACACGCGCGAGCGCCTCGGCGCCGGGCCGCGGCGCATCTTCGACGAGATGATCGGCGACCCGACGCTCGACGCCGATCAGATCGCGTCGCTGCAGCGGACGATCGTCGACACCGGGGCGCTCGCGCGCACGGAGGAGCTCATCGCCGACTACGCCCGGGCGGCCGATCGCGCGCTGTCGGGCGCGCGGCTGGACAACGCGGCCGTCGGCGAGCTGCGCGACCTCGCGCGTCAGGCGACGACGCGCGTCGCCTGACGCGCGAGGTCGAGGTGCGCTCAGGCGAGGGTCTGGGCGACGCGGCGGACCTCGCTCTTGCGTCCCGCACGCAGCGCCTCGAGCGGCGGGACGCCGATCGTCTCCTCGGGGGTGAGGAGCCAGTCGATCGCCTCGTCGTCGGAGAACCCGGCGTCACCGAGCACGATCAGCGTGCCGCGCAGCGACGCGAGCGGTCGCCCGTCGACGATGAACGCCGACGGCACCTTCAACGGTCCCTCCCGGCGCGAGCCGATCAGGTGCTTGTCGTCCAGGAGCCGCCGGACGCGCCCGAGCGGTTCGCCGAGCACCTCCACGAGCTCGGGAAGGGTCAGCCAGGACGTCTCGAATGCCGTGCCGCTCACGCTGCCATGATCTCATCCCCACAGCGTGGGGGGACCGTGCCTTTCACATCCGTCACACCTGCCTCATCTGTTGACACCCGATGCCATCCGTGCCACGGTGACGGCACGAGAAAGGAAGCATCCCCCCATGCGACTTCCCTCCGCCTCCGCGCGTACAGCGCGCGTCGGCCTGCCCGTGGCTCTCGTGGGCACCCTCGCCCTCGCACTGACGCCTCACGCCGCTCACGCCGCGCCGCCGCGCGCCGCGCAGCCCGAGGCGCGGCCTGCGCCGCCGGTCGTGCCCTCGGTGCGGCTGGCGGTCGCCGCGCCGACCGAGCACGTCGTGCAGCCGGGTGACACCGTGAGCGCGATCGCCGCCGCGCACGGCCTCCGCACCGCCGACGTGCTCGCGGCGAACGGACTGGGATGGTCCACCATCATCCGCCCCGGCCAGGTGCTGCGCCTCGCGGCCGCTCCGCCTCCGGCCCCGGCGCCGACGGCCGCCGCACCGGCCCCCGGACCCGCCGTGACGACGCACACGGTGCGCGCCGGCGACACCGTCTTCGCGATCGCCCGCGCCCACGGCACCACGGTCGACGCCGTGCTCGCCGCCAACGGACTGACGCGGTCCTCGATCATCTACCCGGGAGAGACGCTGACGATCCCCGGCGCCGCGGCCGTCGCATCCGCCGCCCCCGCGATGGCGCCCGCCGCCGCCGTCTCCTCCGCGCCGGCGCCCGCCCCGGCCTCGGCCGTCCTCGACGCCGAGCAGGCTGCGAACGCGCAGCTGATCATCCGCGTGGGCCGCGAGCTCGGCGTCTCCGACCGGGGCATCGCGATCGCGCTCGGCACCGCGATGGTCGAGTCGTGGCTGCGCAACCTCGACTGGGGCGACCGCGACTCCCTCGGCCTCTTCCAGCAGCGGCCGAGCACCGGCTGGGGCACGCGCGAGCAGATCCTCGACCCGGTGCGCTCGACGCGCGCGTTCTTCGGCGGGCCGGGCGACCCCAACGGCACGGCCACACGCGGGCTCCTCGACATCCCGGGATGGGAGACGATGGCCTACGCGGATGCGGCGCAGGCCGTGCAGATCTCCGCCTTCCCCGACCGCTACGCGGCGTGGGAGAGCGCGGCGACGACGTGGGTCGCCGCCTGGGGGTGACGCGCGCGATACAGCTGTGTAACGGGGTGAGCCGCTCCCCGGCCTCACAGGTGTCGCTCCCTAGACTCCTCCTGTGAGCACGAGTCAGCAGGCCGACCCGCTGATCGGACGTCTCGTCGACGGCCGATACCGGGTGCGCGCGCGCATCGCGCGCGGCGGCATGGCGACCGTGTACGTGGCCACCGACATGCGGCTCGAGCGCCGCGTCGCGCTCAAGGTCATGCACGGACACCTGAGCGACGACGCCGTGTTCCAGAGTCGCTTCATCCAGGAGGCGCGCGCCGCGGCGCGCCTGGCCGACCCGCACGTCGTGAACGTCTTCGACCAGGGCCAGGACGGCGACATGGCGTACCTCGTCATGGAGTACCTGCCCGGCATCACGCTGCGCGAGCTGCTGCGCGAGCACCGGCGGCTCACGATCCCGCAGACGATCACGATCATGGATGCGGTGCTCTCGGGCTTGGCCGCGGCGCACCGCGCCGGCATCGTGCACCGCGACGTCAAGCCGGAGAACGTCCTCCTCGCCGAGGACGGGCGCATCAAGATCGGCGACTTCGGACTCGCCCGCGCGACGACCGCGAACACCGCGTCGGGTCAGATGCTCCTCGGCACGATCGCCTATCTCGCCCCCGAGCTCGTCACGCGCGGCACCGCCGACGCCCGCAGCGACATCTACGCGCTCGGCATCATGATGTACGAGATGCTCACCGGCGAGCAGCCCTACAAGGGCGAGCAGCCGATGCAGATCGCCTTCCAGCACGCGACCGATTCCGTGCCGCGACCGAGCGTGAAGAACCCCGGCGTCCCCGAGCAGCTGGACGAGCTCGTGCTGTGGGCCACCGAGAAGAAGCCCGACGACCGCCCGCTCGACGCCGACGCGATGCTGACGCGGCTGCGGGAGATCGAACGCCAGCTCGGCGTCGCTCCCCAGGTCGCGCGCGCCGTGTCGGTCGGCACCGCGACCGCCGACGACGGGATCGACTCGGGCGAGCTGACGAAGGTGCTCCCCCAGACGACCACCGCCCCGACCCCCGTCGACGCGGGCGACAACGGGGCGCGCTTGCGCACGCGTGCACGCCGACGC
This genomic window contains:
- the mraY gene encoding phospho-N-acetylmuramoyl-pentapeptide-transferase; protein product: MRSLLTAAAISLAFTLFLTPVFLRLFRRWGWGQVIRTPEDIRNPSHGAKRGTPTMGGTIFIVGTIVGYLVGSFAGNNPPTISGLLVLWMMVGFGVVGFIDDFMKVRSQRSLGLTGWRKIVGQIIVTVPFGIVGLNFANRAGQTPASDSISVLRDIPLLSFFLLGPILGWLLYLAWISLIGVATSNAVNLTDGLDGLAAGSGIFVIGAYSLISFWQVKQLCTSVAQAVQPACYGTRDPFDLAIVSAAFVGALVGFLWWNAPKANIFMGDVGSMAIGGVIAAMAILTRTELLLILIAGVYVIAPGSVILQRTYFKMTRGKRLFLMSPLHHHLEMRGWSEVTIVVRMWIIAGMLAVSGVGFFYVEWLSRT
- the murF gene encoding UDP-N-acetylmuramoyl-tripeptide--D-alanyl-D-alanine ligase, with amino-acid sequence MISLTLAQIADAVRGELRLAAGDTAETVVSGAVDTDSRLIEPGGVFVAKPGEVTDGHEFVDAAVQRGAVLAIVERPVSSAVTQIVVGDAVQSLADLARDAVARVRAGGALQVVGITGSNGKTTTKNLLARILEGEGETVAPRASFNNDVGAPLTMLRVTETTRFLVSEFGASAPGAIARLAGLVTPDIGVVLMVGMAHAGGFGGIEGTFRAKSELVQAVRPGGLAVLNADDPRVAAMAPLAAERDVAVRWFGRGDADVRATDVEVSVHGTRAEIVVDGRALTLRLQVIGEHHVMNALAALAAATALGVDPADAVARLETVEIAERWRMQPLGSDRVRILNDAYNASPDSMAAALRTLAQIVGPGERTVAVLGAMSELGEYADDEHDRIGLLAVRLNIQRIVVIGAEARRMYLEAIAQGSWDGEAVFFPDADAAYDYLVRELREGDRVLVKSSNSAGLRFLGDRLGEFFS
- a CDS encoding penicillin-binding protein 2, coding for MTTRSTRSPRRRTVVALAVVLAVLSGFVVRLVDIQVVNAREHVADSLALGLEATRPLYGTRGSIVDENGATLAGSILRYDAQLDPSRVDAITRKDASGDKVTVTWPELAAEIAGITGQTPDEVQKIVTDAKAENPDSQYALLTRGLSTEQYQRLRGLGIPFLYFEPHPARTYPDGAVAGNLVGFMGTDGPLAGLEEIDNDCLTPTDGSLTFQRGKDGVTIPGTAVEKPAVDGGTLQLTVNRDLQWYLQQLIAEQAQNVGAKSGTITVVEVGTGKVRAMAEWPTVDPNNVNGSAPEDRGSRIFTNSFEPGSTFKALTASIAIDAGGATPGSTVSAASKETMPNGATVRDPFVHPVNNYTLTGVLIDSSNVGISKFGDTVPAQTRYDYLRAFGIGSGSAIDFGEKSAGDLRDPSNWDNQTYYNTNFGQGLTTTVPELVNAYQTIANGGVRMPLSLVEGCTASDGTVTDVPDATGQRVISADTASDVSLMLENVATQGTLAKQVAIPGYRLAIKTGTGEKPDGDGGYKNGAYFTTMIGFAPAENPQYVVAVTLDEPSTVKSSAANAPAFQKAMTQVLKTYRVMPSDSTTPELPKFG
- the rsmH gene encoding 16S rRNA (cytosine(1402)-N(4))-methyltransferase RsmH, producing MTSRDIHIPVLLERCLALLGPALERPGAVLVDATLGMGGHSEAFLERFPELRLVGLDRDTDALRIAGERLAPFAERTTFLHTVYDGIGPAFDRAGVDRVDGILFDLGVSSLQLDVADRGFAYAQDAPLDMRMDQSAGTTAADVLATYGEGDLRRIFERYGEEKLAGRYARAIVAARQTAPIERSSDLVRILSDATPAALMNAGHPAKRVFQALRIEVNGELAALERALPAALAALRVGGRIVVMSYQSLEDRFVKRVLADAAASTAPAGLPVELPAHTPRFRLLTKGAELADDDERARNPRATPVRLRAAERIREDA
- the mraZ gene encoding division/cell wall cluster transcriptional repressor MraZ, which gives rise to MLLGTHTPKLDDKGRVILPAKFRDDLGAGVVVTRGQERCLYVFSEAEFERVHERIREAPLSNKQARDFLRMFLSGASAEKPDSQNRITIPPALRSYAGLERELVVTGVGAHAEIWNADAWNAYAESNEDTYSEMEQEVIPGLF
- a CDS encoding DUF3040 domain-containing protein, with protein sequence MPLSEQEQRLLDEMERHLMRNEADVVTAPGRALSYRNIVIGTLLVLAGLGALVFGVVVGVNALGIILGVAGFLVMLGGVVLAVTPLRGSAPSAPASARPASAAPRSGSSFMDRINDRWDRRNEGR
- a CDS encoding polyprenyl synthetase family protein; the encoded protein is MSPLPDPIEAVSQRVDNFISQRRQDAAAWGAEAELFVGAAADAVQGGKRLRARFFLTGWRAVTGADRTAPPPADAVAVAGALEIFHAAALVHDDLIDNSDTRRGRPATHRALEAAHGFRHWRGDAAAFGRSGAVLAGDLLVAWSDDLLEEGLRESVPDAAAQTRAVYAEMRRDVTLGQFLDVAEESAYVTQPDLDHAERALRVASLKSARYSIQQPLLIGAALAGADADQCAALSDFGHPVGMAFQLRDDVLGVFGDAAVTGKPSGDDLREGKRTVLIAYTRERLGAGPRRIFDEMIGDPTLDADQIASLQRTIVDTGALARTEELIADYARAADRALSGARLDNAAVGELRDLARQATTRVA
- a CDS encoding Rv2175c family DNA-binding protein, with the translated sequence MSGTAFETSWLTLPELVEVLGEPLGRVRRLLDDKHLIGSRREGPLKVPSAFIVDGRPLASLRGTLIVLGDAGFSDDEAIDWLLTPEETIGVPPLEALRAGRKSEVRRVAQTLA
- a CDS encoding LysM domain-containing protein, with translation MRLPSASARTARVGLPVALVGTLALALTPHAAHAAPPRAAQPEARPAPPVVPSVRLAVAAPTEHVVQPGDTVSAIAAAHGLRTADVLAANGLGWSTIIRPGQVLRLAAAPPPAPAPTAAAPAPGPAVTTHTVRAGDTVFAIARAHGTTVDAVLAANGLTRSSIIYPGETLTIPGAAAVASAAPAMAPAAAVSSAPAPAPASAVLDAEQAANAQLIIRVGRELGVSDRGIAIALGTAMVESWLRNLDWGDRDSLGLFQQRPSTGWGTREQILDPVRSTRAFFGGPGDPNGTATRGLLDIPGWETMAYADAAQAVQISAFPDRYAAWESAATTWVAAWG
- the pknB gene encoding Stk1 family PASTA domain-containing Ser/Thr kinase, whose amino-acid sequence is MSTSQQADPLIGRLVDGRYRVRARIARGGMATVYVATDMRLERRVALKVMHGHLSDDAVFQSRFIQEARAAARLADPHVVNVFDQGQDGDMAYLVMEYLPGITLRELLREHRRLTIPQTITIMDAVLSGLAAAHRAGIVHRDVKPENVLLAEDGRIKIGDFGLARATTANTASGQMLLGTIAYLAPELVTRGTADARSDIYALGIMMYEMLTGEQPYKGEQPMQIAFQHATDSVPRPSVKNPGVPEQLDELVLWATEKKPDDRPLDADAMLTRLREIERQLGVAPQVARAVSVGTATADDGIDSGELTKVLPQTTTAPTPVDAGDNGARLRTRARRRAARGGWLVALVLLLAALAGGTGWWFGSGPGSLVAVPDVSGAASFADAQAALVAQSLQAAEGQVYSLDVPAGTVVDTDPPAGTRVDRDTTITVNVSQGPRPVTVEALGGRAATEVRGILTGINLTVTDPDQTEFTGDIPSGAVVAATLTPRGGQAQDCTQGCEAHEGDSVTLLVSLGAVPDVSGDSVDRATQRLTEVGLQVSGDRREQSSDGIDKGDVIGIAERDGKGNFRPGDTVTLIVSSGPPLFAVPNVVGLTRDEAKAALTKAGFTVEYLPTWDLFPNGTTKVEAQDPKANSMVVKGTKVSLRLNVSG